In Telopea speciosissima isolate NSW1024214 ecotype Mountain lineage chromosome 10, Tspe_v1, whole genome shotgun sequence, the DNA window AACGGCTATACTTGATCTTCAAGTTTGTGCTCCACAACTTTATGTCAAAGTCTCTTGAACAGCTTGATATCTCTCAGTTTGATGCTTGTGCttaaggacatttttttttgggtagaatgtGTTCAAGGACATACTTCACAATGTTTGGAACCTATATATTCATTAAAGAACTTGGAAGAGCAAAATAACTTTTTCATACACATATAACGATCACAAAAacataaaatccattaaaaatcACAGATTATACTCATGACAACCTTTGCCTTAACACACATTGATTCGATCATCAGTGAAATAAGATAGAATGGTAGTATTTGGGATTCTTAAAATTCTGGCTAAGTCATAATTATTGAACCTTAAAGTGTTACCATTAtgtaagaataaaaataaaggctAAAATTAGGCgaacaaaataaataagaaaaactaTTTTGTATGACCCAATGTCTAGCACAGGGGCCACACGCCGCACGTGACCAGGTGGCGCTCTCtcttcaaaattaaaatatgaccTAATTAGTACATAAAATTAGGCAAActtaataaataagaaaaatccATGCAAAAGCCCTAATATACTAATACATTAAGCTTAGTGTGTATGAGTGAGTCCGAAAAACAAAAATGTGTACCCTTTCTACTCATGTATGAAAGAGTTGGTCACCAATATCGAATTGATCCCTGATTGAactatacaaaaaaaaaaaagaggagtattctctgtgggggagtgtaggGCTACGTATACGCAATAGCCAATGAAAGCGCGCATTGACATAGGAGCGATCATTTCGCCCTCCCCCGCTACTGTGTTTGGGCGTGGCCTGTGCCCTCcccccatagagaacattttcccataaaaaaaattaagaaagagcccgcttgataaccttacgagaaacagtttctggtgtttttctgttctgagaaacagaaaaaaacctaaaaatccCTTGATAgagaagtgttttttgtgattgtttttgaaaacataaatcaaaatttatgctccctggaagacttttgacagaacatgttggacatgttctgtcgtttcttggttgaaaattggaaaagtgtgtccgataaaaactcctatattTGTTCACTATGCGcttttgtaaaattggaaaagtgtgccaaacatatccttttgttaatttaattttttttttaaaaagggttttgcttgtttccaagaATGGGTTTATCAAGCGgatcaaaaacggtttctcatcacagaaaatgaaaaaactattttactgtttttcagcacataaccaaaataaaaacaCCCGTAAGTTAATCAAGCGGGCACAAAGTTTTTGCAACTCTTCTTTTTTGCTATTTACTCCACGTGTTACATATGGAGGCTAAGATAGCTTTGTCTTTCGTTGTATTCGATTTAACCATAGGAGGAAGGATACCTGTAAATAAACACTTGCTGCTCTTctttgatacctatttcatttTGTGTCCACTATGGTTAATCTTGGGAGTAAAATAATACTTAATGTGCCccatttcaccaaaaaaatatggCAAATAATATTAAAAGACTTTTTATACCATTTATGTAAATAACTAATGTCATTATGTGCTCGGTCTCATCATCAAAATCTAAATGCATGAAGCAAATATTACAATTTTCTCTGTTCGAGTCCTCTTCGGATGAACTCAATCATTGGCAATGTGTACATTTACTATATGCAATCTTACCCCTTCTTTTGTAAAAAGATTGTTTTCAGATTCGAGCtcatgaccacttgatcacaatgaaCCTTTACCCCGTTGCACAAAGGCCAGACTTCACCATTATTTTCTTGCATCTTATTTCTTTTCATCTTGAGGAATTTTATGAATTGTCTTGTCAATAGAGTTAAGTCAGCATCATTATCACgttctaagggtgtcaaaacttaAATCGAAGGCCTTATCGATTCGGATTCAGTTTACTGGCTAGAGGACCACTTAATTTCGGTTCGAACTAAACTGACAGGATACTGTTTGGCCCGACCAATGTGATCGAACCCAAATCGAACCAAACACTGAAACCGaccctcaaaccctaaaagCCATACCTAATCCCTATTCAAAACAAATCTATACTCGATTTTAAAAACAAACCGAACCCGAGTCCAAACcgagtttaaaccaaaaagtccttatcggtttggtttcaatttcctTGAAACTCACAGCAAAACCAAAAAATCGAAcagaaccaaaccgaaccgcCCGATTACACCCTTATCAAATTTATTACTAAGAAATAAAGCTTTTGAGGCTATAATATTCTTTTTAGGTCTAGTTTCATCATCTTTTGTTTAATGATGAACTTGATCAACTCCGCCATGGAAATTAAGAGTTGTTACATCTTTAGCTTTCTAGATAGTAGTCGTTTTGGGTTCGCAAGTCTTAGGTAGAGACCGAAGTATAAATCCTGTCCCCTTCATCCCCACATCGTAATTACTCCCACATACGTCGTTTTGTTGTCACTTGCGTagcaaaccatgacaaggaaaacCTCCTTTCTCAAGAAATGAGTTACAGCACGTGTTGGTAGAGATCGAATCTGGATTCGGATGTGGCAGCTCGTCATCGTTGATCACCTGTTGTTGTTTGTTCTATTCCGTAGTTGATGCCAAGTGACGGGTTCTTCTGGATGAGGCGACACGGTCGTGTAAGATAAACACGTAAATTCCAATATTAGTCGACCTGCATGTAATATGTAATATGAAGCTGCCAAATGTTCACGTCAGATGTAAGAATGATAGCACACCAAGCATGATCAGTTTGGTATTATAAATAGAGCGACAGCCTCACCTGTTCTCTTCACCCAGCCAATTGCATCCTTTGTTATCAACATGGCGATCAAAGTAACAAAGCTAtgttcccttctcttcctcctttccctcttccttctctctacTACCTTATCTCTCGCTGAAGTTGAAATTAATCAAGAAGAAAATCAGCACGATCCTCGCAGACTAACCGGACGATGCCGGATGCACTGCCTACGACAGGAGAGTGACCCAGCCCAACGACAACAGTGTATGAGACGTTGCGAGGAGAGATCTGAGGAATGGGGTCAGAACGAGGACGAAGATAACCAGTATGATCACCGCAGAGGAACCCGACGATGCCAGATGCGCTGCCTACGACAGGAGAGTGACCCAGCCCAGCGACAACAGTGCATGAGACATTGCCAGGAGAGATCTGAGGAGTGGGATCAGAAGGAGGACGAAGATAACCAGCACGATCATCGCAGAGGAACCCGACGATGCCAGATGCGCTGCCTACAACAGGAGAGTGACCCAGCCCAGCGACAACAGTGTATGAGACGTTGCGAGGAGAGATCTGATGAGTTGGATCAGAACGAGGATGAAGATAACCAGCACGATCATCGCAGAGGAACCCGACGATGCCAGAGGCACTGCCTACGACAGGAGCGTGACCCAGCCCAGCGACAACAATGTATGAGACGTTGCGAGGAGAGATCTGATGAGTTGGATCAGAACGAGGACAAAGATAACCAGCTCAATCCTCGCAGACCAGCCCGACCATGCCAGAGGCGCTGCCTACGACAGGGGCGTGACCCAGCCCAGCGACAACAATGTATGAGACTTTGCGAGGAGAGATCTGATGGGTTGGATCAGAACGAGGACGAAGATAACCAGCTCAATCCTCGCATACCACCCCGACCATGCCAGAGGCGCTGCCTACGACAGGAGCGTGACCCAACCCAGCGACAACAGTGTATGAGACGTTGCGAGGAGAGATCTGATGAGTTGGATCAGAACGAGGACGAAGATAACCAGCACGATCCTCGCAGACTAACCGGACGATGCCAGATGCGCTGCCTACGACAGGAGAGTGACCCAGCCCAACGACAACAATGTATGAGACATTGCCAGGAGAGATCTGAGGAGTGGGATCAGAACGAGGACGAAGATAACCAGCTCAATCCGCGCAGACCAGCCCTTCAATGCCAGAGGCGCTGCCTACGACAGGAGCTTGACCCAGCCCAGCGACAACTGTGTATGAGACGTTGCCAAGAGAGATCTGAGGAGTGGGATCAGAACGAGGACGAAGATAACCAGCACGATCATCGTAGAGGAACCCGACGATGCCAGATGCGCTGCCTACGACAGGAGAGTGACCCAGCCCAGCGACAACAATGTATGAAACGTTGCCAGGAGAGATCTGAGGAGTGGGGTCAGAACGAGGACAAAGATAACCAGCGTGGTCCTAGGGGAGAGTACCAACAACAATGTTATAGGCGTTGCTGGGAGCAGGAGAGAGACCCTCATCAACAACATCAGTGTCAACAACGCTGCCAAGAGAGATCAGAAGAGGGCAGAGGGTACAATGAGGACAATCAGCGTGAGGAGACAAATGAAGTCCAGTCGAGCAAGTGATCCATCAAGCCCGCGAGTatgtaataaataaagaagaagagctTTAGAtagctcttttttcttttcttttttgatgaaataaacCAGCGAAAGTTTGCAGCTTAATTTCATTACATTTCCCACCCTCCTATGTTTCTCTTATTGCATACAACATAAATCACAAAGGAAGGAAGCTTACCATTCCACCAAAAAACCATAATCTTAAGGACTTCTAGCAACTAGGCTTTCGATAGCTCTTCTTGTAGAGGAAAAGAACAATGGGAAGAGAACTCCATGAGATGAATGAGAGCTGCTCTTTATAAtttattacattagaaacccatttAACTGTTTGGAGATATAGCGCTTCACACTGAACTACACACAAGTACTTAATTGTTACttttgtgataaaaaaaaataaattatggaATTGATCGAAGTGGGTCACGAGGTACTAGAGTGTTACAACTTCTTTAGTAGTCAATTATTTGAGTCATCAGagtctttttagggttttcttgttttctttttcttcttaaaaagaTTGAGaaaatttctaaagaaatatgaacaaagtatttctcctttcttataaTGATTCTTTTCATAAGAAAAACCTTCTAGAAGCACGATCATTGAGAAATCTAAGAGGACATCtggtaagaagaagagatcataaGATGAAGaccaagtatatatatatataagagaacCAAAATTGGATAGAGTTGTTTATTCCTCTCGTCATATCCATTCATCCCTTATATATCATCATAAACTTAATTATGTGTTGAAGTCTTGATAATGAAAGAATCTTGAGCTTTCCTACATTTTATACCTTTCCACTAGGCAATTAAGAAGTTTAATTAGGAGGAGATCTCATTTCATTAAACCCACAAAGGGAACCCATCTTCGGTTGCCATCTTTCCAATATGATCTCAAAATCCTCAGACATGTTAGTCGTTAATTTGAGCCTTAGCCTATTCTTGCAAAACCATTTTAGCCTACGTACCGGATTTggcatgatttttatttcaattttggattgattttattaaatagtcaacaaatagattttttatcaaaaaattaaaattgttttggttgtatccatttggtagttcaatttctgagaatagattctctatatttctttgggacgaaagtggtggtggtggcaatggggGCGGTGGGTTGGTGGTGGTTAGACCATTAGGATAAGAAGATGggtggtattttatttttaacatgaaattacttcTTTGCCCATTGGACtgaccatgtgctcattaaagagcaagagtgtaatcaaatgaaataaaaattctgaaacatCTCCTctgctatttcagaatttctattccacttgatttctattCCATTGAAAatatgcaaaaatcaaaccaaataatttctgaaatagaaatcaccccctgaaattgaaatataaatcataccaaatcataCCTTATTTTATCACCATGACACCTTGTTCATCATGTTCTATCATGCCCCAAAATTCAATTTAGGAGGCACAAGAATAGTATGATCTAACCAAAAATCGTAAGGAATCGGACAAAGGCAAGAAAGAGATTGTGAATAGAGCCACTTTCAGACTTACCTATACCTTGCGGATCAGAATCCTCTACGGCCAGGTAGCTGACCTGCCATtgtgcagcctcacacaggcaagGTGTGGACCAACCTGGGCCGGGTGCTCGGGCAGTGGGTAGGGTCGTCATTTTGCCACTGCCTGTATGTGGGCCGCACAATGGCAGGTTGGCTAGCTGCCCAACCTAGAGGAGCCAAatccatagttttttttttttttaaacctgaATATTACCtaggacccgggctggcccctgaAAATTTATTAAGAAACAATAAAATAGTGAAAATTACAAGTGGGGACATAACCCGctttaccccaacccaaagagCCTCGCTCTCTCACACACCAAAGGAAGAAAACCCGCCCGACAAAATTAATTACATTCTGAAAACTGGTAAACCAACTTTGTCCTCCTAGCTAACAATCCAGCGATAATCCTATGGGATACTTTGAGTATCGTAGAAAGAAGAATCAACCAAAGTGTCACAAGCTAAATTTGCCAAGAAATCCGCAACACGATTGCTTTCACGATAAGCGAAGTGAATGTAAACACCAAGAGAGTCACAAAGAGTGAGGACCTCCTAGAACCAAAACCAACAACTCCACagattgcattttttttgtgtgaCGAAGCGTACAATCGAAGCTGAATCCGAGCTGACAAAAAAACCGTATAAACCCAAACTGGCGCAAAACTGCAACCTATCCAAAAGGGCTCTCATTTCAGCCACTGAGTTAGAACAAATACCATAAAATTTTGAGAAAGCAGCAATCAATCAAGGATATAAATGCCCAACTTGAGCTTTTCAATCCAATCATAAAATCGGGGAAATCAAATGGACATGCCAGAGTCAAACATTTGTTACATTCACCAAGTCCCAAGAAGTTTAACAAGAACTCCCAAAACAAAGAGATTTCCAGTAAACAGAGTTGTTTACTCAATGCATTTTATTTTATGGAGTGTTCTTCATATTACTGTTCATCTagttaattttatattttaagtaACGTTCACGGAATTTTTAGGattaaattatgggaaaaagaagattACATGGTTGCATGGCTCCTGCATCCAAACACAGAACCATACGAAAGTACTGCCTgcacccccatgaaataaaaatgacATCTATATTGATACCCCGacgtgcactctcattggcccctatgCTGGTGCATGAACTACATGCCCCAACAACGATCTCTTCCCCTTAAATTATTTAGTATTTTtgcatgtattattttttttcattattacgtcattttttttcttttttagaaaTTGAGGccttatttttatctttttgtatGCAATGGAAGGTCAAAAGGAGAAGTGTTATAAGCTTTGAATGGAAGCCCCAGTAAACGGTGGCAGTAACTCTAACTGTCCTAAGGTAGCGAAATTCCTTGTTGCATAAGTAGTGACCTGCACGAATGGAGTAACGATTGCCCCGCTTTCTCCGATATAAATCCGGTGAAATTGAATTCTCCGTGAAGATGCGGATGATTTATAATTCAAGCatcatcaaaagaaaataaaaagtaataGTTTATTGTTGATCTTTAAGGTCGAAGGTGCATAATCATGTTTTATCATAGTACATCCTGTTGTATcagtatatatgtatatttagAGGTTTGTTTATTGCCATATTGGTATATACATATTAAGGGTGTTTTGATAATTGCTCCTTCTATTTTGTGTCTGAATTTtctaagggtttttttttttcttattttcatgATTTTGATACTTTTTCATGTATTTCCATGCTACGCATGCATTTAAGTAATTATTCATGTATTTTTGTCATGTCTATTACGTCATTTAATATataatgacatttttgtaaATATCTTGTATATATACTAACCTTACGTTGGAGAATACACATTGATGACTGTACGTCTCACGTACGTTGTCTTCTTCTCACCAACGTAGCCACCATGCATGACAGGAAAACCTCCTACGTACCTCCTCAATCATCTCTTAAAATAGGAACAAAGAAACTCGACCACGTGCTGGTAGGGATTCTCATATGGCATCTGTTGCTCTGAAATCCCCTATCCAGTAGTTGATGCCTTGTGACGGGTTCTTCTGGATGAGGCGACTCGGTCGTGTAAGATGTAAGAAACACATGCACGTGAATTCCGACTTTCGTTGAACTGCATGTAAATATGAAACTGCCAAATGTTCACGTTAGATGTAAGGACGGATCGAGTGAGGCATTATAAATAGAGCCACACCCTCACCCATTCTCTTCACCCAGCGAAGCCTCCTGCGTTATGAACATGGTGATGATCAAAGCAACAAAGTTAtgttcccttctcttcctcctttccctcttccttctctctacTACATTGTCTCTCGCTGAAGTTGAAATTAAGGAAGATAACCAGCGTGACCCAAGGAGAGAATATCAAGAATGTCAACACCGTTGCCAGCAGCAAGAGCGAGACCCTCGCCAGCAACAACACTGCCAACGCCGTTGCGAAGAGCGAGGGCACAATGAGGAGCTCGACAACCAGCGTGATCCACGGAGAGAGTACCAACAGTGTGAGAGGCGCTGCCAGCAACAGGATCATGATCCACGCCAGAAGCAACAATGCCGAAGACACTGCGAGGAGAGATCTGAGAGGTGGGGTTGGGACGAGGATGAAGATAACCAGCGCAATCCACGAAGACAATCCCGGCAATGTCAGAGGCGCTGCCAACAACAGGAAAGAGGCCCAAGGCAGCAACAACAGTGTCAGAGACGCTGCGAGGAGAGATCCGAGGAGTGGGGATGGGATGAGGATGAAGCTAACCAGAGCGATCCACAAAGACAATACCAACAATGTCAGAGGCGTTGCCAGCAGCAGGAGAGAGATCCACGCCAACAACAACAATGCAAGAGACGCTGCAAGGAGAGATACGAGGAGTCGGGTCGGAATGAGGATGAAGATAATCAGCGCGATCTCCGAAGACAATACCAGCAATGCCAGAGGCGCTGCCAACAGCAAGAGAGAGACCCAATGCAGCAACAACAGTGTCAGAGACGATGCGAAGAGAGATCTGAGGAGCGGGGTCAAAACAAGGTAGATAACCAACATGATCCTCAAAGACAATACCAGCAATGCCAGAGGCGCTGCCAACAGCAGGAGACATATCCAAGGCAGCAACAACAGTGTCAAAGACGATGCGAAGAGAGATCTGAGGAGTGGGGTCAAAACAAGGTAGATAACCAACATGATCCTCAAAGACAATACCAGCAATGCCAGAGGCGCTGCCAACAACAGGAGAGAGATCCAAGGCAGCAACAACAGTGTCAGAGACGATGCGAGGAGAGATCTGAGGAGTGGGGTCAAAACAAGGTAGATAACCAACGTGATCCTCAAAGACAATACCAACAATGCCAGAGGCGCTGCCAACAGCAGGAGAGAGATCCAAGGCAAAAACAACAGTGTCGAAGACGATGCGAGGAGAGATCTGAGGAATGGGGtcaagatgaagatgaagataacCAACGCGATCCTCGCACACAATACCAGCAATGCCAAAGGCGCTGCCAGCAACAGGAGAGAGACCCACACCAGCAACAACAGTGCACGAGACACTGCGAGGAGAGATCTGAGGCGTGGGGTCAGAACGAGGGAGATAACCAGCGTGGTCTTCGAAGGCAATACCAGCAATGTCAAAGGCGCTGTCAGCAGAAGGAGAGAGACCCACGTCAGCAACAACAATGCCAACAACACTGTGAGGAGAGATCAGATGAGCATCGAGATCCTCGTAGAGAATACCAGCAATGTAAGCGACGTTGCCAACAGCACGAGAGAGACCCACGTCAGCAACAACAATGCCAACGACACTGTGAGGAGAGACATGAAGAGCAGCAACATCAACGACATGATGAGGTAGAAGCAGGTAACCACGCAAGTAGCAAGTGAACCATCAAGCCTGCgtttatataataaataatgtAGAAGAGCTTTCGATAGCTCTTCGTTTTTGATGAAATAAACAAATGGAGGTTACGGTTTAATTTCAGTGCACTATGCCTTCCTCTCATGCTTTTCTTTGGTTGCATACTACATTAATCACACGAAGGCAGCCTACCATTcgactaaaaataaaaaatctcatcaagTAGGTCTGCTGGTCTGGCAACTAACCTGGCGACGCAAACGCCGGCTAACAAGTTCAAGACCCATGAGCTCCTATATGGCAATGAAGCTGTGTTTTGCAGTTGCAGAGGCAGGACGATGGAAATGGGAGCCGCGCGCTCTTTATAAtttattacattagaaacccattaACTGCCTGGAGATAAGAGCGTTGCATCCTAATTACGTTGCAGCGATtcagaaatggaaaaaaaaaaaaaaacgataatAGATTCAGCAAAGAAAACATGGAAAGATGAACTACACCAGAAATAGATTCAACAAAAGGATCATAGATTAAgcacacaaaaaaacaaaacaaaaacgcAATGATTTAGAACCACTAGACAATCAAATAATGAGATTTTATTAAACCCACGCATTATAGAAAATATGTGAAAAGCCACATCAAGTGGAATGTTTACACAAATAATAGATGACGATCCAATGCAACGAAACAACTGAAGGAACTCCCAAGTATCCAATGTGTAGGACAGCTTATAGACATTAAATTTTGATACCCATGCACCAATCACCTGCGACCTACGACTCATCTTGCCACTGGGTAAATCCAATATGTAATCTTCTCAAAGCTCAGGCATGCCTTTTCCAGTTTTAGCGTCATATGTCTTCTCCACAACAAGCTCCATTGGTGTATCTTTGGGACCAGCTGCAGAAAATAAAACCATCAGATTATCCCAAAAACAAATGTAAGTTTGAATTCACATTTATTGTCAACTTATGTACCCATAATGCTAAATGGGAAAGAAAAGCTATCTATATACTGCAAAAtcatcaaaattaaattaataaaaaataatataatgaCCCGAGTATTCTTTCACCCATGGtcaagagagaatctcttctttAATGGGTTCTGATGTATTTATGGGATTCCAGGAGCAGTGTCAAGTGAATTTCAGACATTCGTCATATGGGGGAGTTATCATATCGCAGCAGTGGATTACTCCAGCCTAGGTAAAACGAGCTAATTCAATTTACAATTTCATTGGATGTTTGTTCCCCTGATGAAGGCGAAACCCTTTTTCACCAGTCTGGGACAGGTGAATCCCCTTACCATTGCATCAGTTAGATTGAGATcacaacagattttttttttttcctgcttttGGTAGAAGAAGTATTATTCATGATCAACATGAGTCACaaatggaaggaagaagaacacaCCTCCCAGATCCATAGATCGGAATTGGGCCAAACCGTCGTACACATTACCAACTGTGCCCTCCTAGCCAGGGAATCAGCCAAGCTGTTCATCTCCCTTGGAACGAAAGTAAAATTACAAGACACAAAGTATGAAGTTGAGAAACAAATGTCCTCCAAGATTGATCTAATCTTCAAAGGCGAAGATATAATTCCCCGTTGAAGTTACGAAATTACATCTTTCATATCGGATTCAACAATCAACTTCTAATAGCCCTCAGCAGAGATCGCTTCCAGCATTGCTAAACTTATAGCCAGTGCTTCATCCTCCATTGGATCAGTAGAAGTGGCTGAGCTCGAACCGCAACAAGAGGATGACCATGAAAATTAAGACATTTAAATCCAAGATCACATCTGACTGTACCTGGAAGTAAACTCACAACATAGTTGAACTTGACGAAGTCTGATTATGGAGCACTCCACCGGCTAGGGGCTGCAATGATAGAAATCGATGCAGGAATATCTCCAGGTTGTGCATTGTGCAATACCTGTTGAGCATGATTAGGTAAACCAATACTCACATCAGCCACTGTTGAATCTCCTCCAGATTGTGCTTGTTGATACTCTTGATATGCTCAACTGGAAAGGTGAATCACTTCATCCAGCATCCAAGAATGACAACCAAAGATATAATCATTCCTCGCTAACCAGACATACCAACAAATGAATGAGCTCTGAATCATCGTGCCATAtcctcattttcatttttccttcaccacatAGGAGTCATGTACAGGATCCAGGGCTGAGCTCCTTAGATTTCTAACTTTCAGAAGGAAGCAATGTAACGTGAGCATGCTGTTGGCTGTAGATATACAACGGTACCAAATCCCAAATCTCTTACCGAGATGGGATAATCTCCAAGTTAGAATGGCATTTCTCTAACAGTCAATTGAGGATCAGGGGGTTGACTTCCACAGCCAATATCTCCACCCACCAATGATGAGCAGTTCTAAGATGGACCTCAAAGAATGGGAATCACCTCAATCAATATCTCAACCCACCAATGATCGAGTAGTTCCCAAAAATGCAGAAAGATCTTTCCAAGATCAATTCCTAAAATCCCCACAAATTCCAAAAGGGAAAGGGCTATCAATGAAGAACCCATCAAAATTGACCAAGAATCACGAACCACTCGAGGAACTGGAGTTGACAGTAAGGTTCCAACTGTTGTCCACAGAATGCAtgtgttgttgtcattgttgtcactACAGTGTAATCAGCTGAGTGACAGCAGCAGTGCAGAGTACATAGAGaaaccttctctctccaacatTCAGCTgcacatcttcttctctcttacttctcctctctcatcttctcctcatcttctcttcttctcttctgacCTCCTACCTTCTCCTCTACTCTCTTGAATCAATCCTTACACAATttccaacttggtattagagcgtaGTTTGACCgtttgagagtcgaccaagCTTTCACACCCCTtacacctctctttggaaccctagaaaagtTAAGGGTTCCAATAGAGGCTATACCATGTAAACAAACACATCTAGAAGAACCTACTTGGGATTGGATCACTTGTGATACAATCTTATATTACCTAGAAGGCATAATGGAAGAAATTTGAAGGTTGTGAAGACTATTCGAAGAAGCAAGAAGCCCCTTGGTCAGTACTGCCtgctattttctctctcttctggtTTCTCCTCCATTGAGCAGTATTTGGGAATAGGGCTGGGCTTGCTAGAGTCGCCCAAGGGGTGGCTTTCAACCCCCCAAGGCCTTGGTTACTAAAGAGGTGAGTTGGCGGAGCACAACTCATCATCCTCCAAGC includes these proteins:
- the LOC122643760 gene encoding antimicrobial peptides-like codes for the protein MAIKVTKLCSLLFLLSLFLLSTTLSLAEVEINQEENQHDPRRLTGRCRMHCLRQESDPAQRQQCMRRCEERSEEWGQNEDEDNQYDHRRGTRRCQMRCLRQESDPAQRQQCMRHCQERSEEWDQKEDEDNQHDHRRGTRRCQMRCLQQESDPAQRQQCMRRCEERSDELDQNEDEDNQHDHRRGTRRCQRHCLRQERDPAQRQQCMRRCEERSDELDQNEDKDNQLNPRRPARPCQRRCLRQGRDPAQRQQCMRLCEERSDGLDQNEDEDNQLNPRIPPRPCQRRCLRQERDPTQRQQCMRRCEERSDELDQNEDEDNQHDPRRLTGRCQMRCLRQESDPAQRQQCMRHCQERSEEWDQNEDEDNQLNPRRPALQCQRRCLRQELDPAQRQLCMRRCQERSEEWDQNEDEDNQHDHRRGTRRCQMRCLRQESDPAQRQQCMKRCQERSEEWGQNEDKDNQRGPRGEYQQQCYRRCWEQERDPHQQHQCQQRCQERSEEGRGYNEDNQREETNEVQSSK